One stretch of Streptomyces sp. A2-16 DNA includes these proteins:
- a CDS encoding SCO5918 family protein: MRIVIARFPFDLTMSEVERSMDGVQPEPATGLCVTVGPHVYPVKQVGQVITRQDRRDFTAHEVGRALTRLGFTCHEVQPPRQEAFNDPSASLPWADSPLG, encoded by the coding sequence ATGCGCATCGTCATCGCACGTTTCCCCTTCGACCTGACCATGAGCGAGGTCGAGAGGTCGATGGACGGCGTCCAGCCCGAACCCGCCACCGGCCTGTGTGTGACCGTCGGTCCTCACGTCTACCCGGTCAAGCAGGTCGGCCAGGTGATCACCCGGCAGGACCGCCGTGACTTCACCGCCCACGAGGTGGGCAGGGCCCTGACCCGGCTCGGCTTCACCTGCCACGAGGTCCAGCCGCCCCGCCAGGAAGCGTTCAACGACCCGTCGGCGTCCCTCCCCTGGGCCGACAGCCCGCTGGGCTGA
- a CDS encoding TerD family protein: MHADGAGLGRVQVRLKWDPSPFGEPARHLDIVAATYAAGDPYGPPEYVVYHDNRAPDGTITMTRHSETGLGLGFVEVMELEFERLSPAYGRVVVGVAIHQSGGPRTFGDLSHAGVLVVEGYRRLLADDFAGVADATAATIAEFNRDPSGAWHLKELIRGFDSAPTAFMAEMGRHRG; encoded by the coding sequence ATGCATGCCGACGGCGCGGGGCTTGGCAGGGTCCAGGTGCGTCTCAAGTGGGACCCGAGCCCCTTCGGGGAACCGGCCAGGCACCTCGACATCGTCGCCGCGACCTACGCGGCGGGCGATCCCTACGGCCCCCCCGAGTACGTCGTCTACCACGACAACCGCGCGCCCGACGGCACCATCACCATGACCCGGCACAGCGAGACCGGCCTCGGCCTCGGGTTCGTCGAGGTGATGGAACTGGAGTTCGAGAGGCTGTCGCCCGCCTACGGACGGGTCGTGGTCGGCGTCGCCATCCACCAGAGCGGCGGCCCCCGCACCTTCGGCGACCTGAGCCATGCCGGGGTGCTCGTCGTCGAGGGGTATCGCCGACTGCTGGCCGACGATTTCGCGGGCGTCGCGGACGCCACGGCCGCGACGATCGCCGAGTTCAACCGGGACCCGTCCGGGGCCTGGCACCTCAAAGAGCTGATCCGCGGCTTCGACAGCGCACCGACCGCCTTCATGGCGGAGATGGGCCGTCACCGGGGATGA
- a CDS encoding sensor histidine kinase — protein sequence MTTSLERRYADRLEDLSDRHPFLVDLALVLALMGSATLGASLTLPGAAPPDDDRLAVVLMGVSCLALLKHRTHPRATVVVNAVCATVVIAEGYLLTPLLLGPVMASLYWLATLAERSTIRVYGLTTMGVLTVAAAISDSMDHVSLILRTIGPVFWLLLPLAAGTMTRLRRAYLEATRARAEHAERTREEEARLRVTEERMRIARELHDVVAHHLALANAQAGTAEHLALTSPPQAKQILHDLTGTTSSALRELKATLGLLRQTDDDGTVPPEPAPGLARLPELVSSCASAGITVTVTTEGEPQPLSPGVDLTAFRIVQEALTNVTKHAATHSAHVRFVYAGGRLLITITDEGRPTAPAPEPWKCFGLMGMRERAESIGGELRAGPRPEGGFEVSTALPLQPSATGGETA from the coding sequence ATGACCACGAGCCTGGAGCGGCGCTACGCGGACCGCCTGGAGGACCTGTCGGACCGCCACCCCTTCCTCGTCGACCTGGCCCTGGTCCTCGCGCTGATGGGCTCCGCGACGCTCGGGGCCTCGCTCACGCTGCCCGGGGCCGCGCCACCGGACGACGACCGGCTGGCCGTGGTCCTCATGGGCGTGTCCTGCCTCGCCCTGCTCAAGCACCGCACCCACCCGCGGGCCACCGTCGTGGTCAACGCCGTCTGCGCCACCGTCGTGATCGCGGAGGGGTACCTTCTGACCCCCCTGCTGCTGGGCCCCGTCATGGCGTCGCTGTACTGGCTGGCCACCCTCGCCGAGCGGTCCACCATCCGCGTCTACGGCCTCACGACCATGGGGGTGCTCACGGTCGCCGCGGCCATCTCCGACTCCATGGACCATGTGTCGCTGATCCTGCGGACCATCGGCCCCGTCTTCTGGCTGCTGCTCCCGCTCGCCGCCGGCACCATGACCCGGCTGCGGCGGGCCTATCTGGAGGCCACGCGGGCCCGCGCCGAGCACGCCGAGCGCACCCGGGAGGAGGAGGCGCGGCTCCGGGTCACCGAGGAACGCATGCGGATCGCCCGGGAGTTGCACGACGTCGTCGCCCACCACCTGGCCCTTGCCAACGCCCAGGCCGGTACCGCCGAGCACCTCGCGCTGACCAGCCCGCCGCAGGCGAAGCAGATCCTGCACGACCTCACCGGTACGACCTCCTCCGCACTGCGGGAGCTCAAGGCCACCCTGGGACTGCTGCGGCAGACCGACGACGACGGCACCGTCCCGCCGGAACCGGCCCCCGGCCTCGCCCGGCTGCCCGAACTGGTCTCCTCGTGCGCCTCCGCGGGCATCACGGTCACCGTCACCACGGAGGGGGAACCGCAGCCCCTCTCCCCGGGCGTGGACCTCACCGCCTTCCGCATCGTGCAGGAGGCGCTCACCAACGTCACCAAGCACGCGGCCACCCACAGCGCGCACGTCCGCTTCGTCTACGCAGGCGGCCGTCTCCTCATCACCATCACCGACGAGGGCCGGCCCACCGCGCCCGCCCCCGAGCCCTGGAAGTGCTTCGGCCTCATGGGCATGCGGGAACGCGCCGAGTCCATCGGTGGTGAACTCCGGGCCGGACCACGCCCCGAGGGCGGCTTCGAGGTGAGCACGGCGCTGCCGCTGCAGCCGTCGGCGACCGGCGGGGAAACGGCGTGA
- a CDS encoding cold-shock protein, whose amino-acid sequence MASGTVKWFNAEKGFGFIEQDGGGADVFAHYSNIATSGFRELQEGQKVTFDVTQGQKGPQAENIVPA is encoded by the coding sequence ATGGCATCTGGCACCGTGAAGTGGTTCAACGCGGAAAAGGGCTTCGGCTTCATCGAGCAGGACGGCGGCGGCGCTGACGTGTTCGCGCACTACTCGAACATCGCCACCTCCGGCTTCCGCGAGCTTCAGGAAGGCCAGAAGGTTACCTTCGACGTCACGCAGGGCCAGAAGGGCCCGCAGGCCGAGAACATCGTTCCCGCCTGA
- a CDS encoding ABC transporter permease, with protein MNAPSTSSTGTPPTEPAPKFPGFAAEFKDAVTFRAFGLVLGGLLVQLAFVVSYVGAFHSPTPHRIPVAVVAPQQASAKIVAQLNALDGEPVKATAASSTAVARDWVMTRRTDAAFLFNAGGTEDTLLVASAGGPSVSQTATQIAQKIEASEKRRITVTDIRSPNSGDGRGMTSFYLVLGWVIGGYLTATIMGMASGSRPANRARTLIRLAVLIPYAVVSGVAGAVIVGPVFDSLGGHFWALSAIGTLVVLASAATALALQTLWGLLGTGLVVLLFVVLGNPSSGGVYPAPLLPAFWSAIGQALPPGAGTTLVRNTVYFSGHATGSALWVLSAYAVGGAALAWGASWWREERRAEAGASATA; from the coding sequence GTGAACGCACCCTCCACCTCCTCCACCGGCACTCCCCCCACCGAGCCGGCCCCCAAGTTCCCCGGTTTCGCGGCGGAGTTCAAGGACGCCGTGACGTTCAGGGCCTTCGGCCTGGTCCTCGGCGGCCTCCTGGTCCAACTCGCCTTCGTCGTCTCGTACGTGGGCGCCTTCCACTCCCCCACCCCGCACCGGATCCCCGTGGCGGTGGTGGCGCCCCAGCAGGCGTCCGCGAAGATCGTCGCCCAGCTGAACGCGCTGGACGGCGAACCGGTGAAGGCGACGGCGGCCTCCAGCACGGCCGTTGCCCGCGACTGGGTCATGACACGCCGCACGGACGCGGCCTTCCTCTTCAACGCGGGGGGCACCGAGGACACCCTGCTCGTCGCCTCGGCGGGCGGCCCGTCGGTCTCCCAGACGGCCACGCAGATCGCCCAGAAGATCGAGGCGTCCGAGAAGCGCCGGATCACGGTGACGGACATCCGCTCCCCCAACTCGGGTGACGGCCGCGGCATGACGTCCTTCTACCTGGTCCTCGGCTGGGTCATCGGCGGCTACCTCACCGCGACCATCATGGGCATGGCCTCCGGCTCCCGCCCGGCGAACCGCGCCCGCACCCTGATCCGCCTGGCGGTGCTGATCCCGTACGCGGTCGTGTCGGGAGTGGCCGGAGCGGTGATCGTGGGCCCGGTGTTCGACTCCCTGGGCGGCCACTTCTGGGCCCTGAGCGCGATCGGCACACTGGTCGTCCTGGCCTCGGCGGCGACGGCCCTCGCGCTGCAGACCCTGTGGGGCCTGCTCGGCACGGGCCTGGTCGTGCTCCTCTTCGTGGTCCTCGGCAACCCGAGCTCGGGCGGCGTGTACCCGGCCCCCCTCCTCCCGGCCTTCTGGAGCGCGATCGGCCAGGCGCTGCCCCCGGGCGCGGGCACGACACTGGTCCGCAACACCGTGTACTTCTCCGGCCACGCGACGGGTTCGGCCCTGTGGGTGCTGTCCGCGTACGCGGTGGGCGGGGCCGCGCTGGCCTGGGGCGCGTCGTGGTGGCGCGAGGAACGCAGGGCCGAGGCGGGGGCTTCGGCGACTGCCTGA
- a CDS encoding SpoIIE family protein phosphatase: MDSRGGTPGGTVEGRVPEDLAVVVDAGGTITVWSAGARQLLGYEAEEVVGRPAAELLAADLPESARRHVARGLRWATEVALWHRAGGRVVVRLKATPLSDGGGARPWLVTPAAPEHMAGPVEADAEALWDLTLAQLPVPVAVYDTEARLVSANEVMTRVMGRSVAEMRGLTLWEIEPNPPFDEYDRLQRQVLRTGEPIFHENYGQAPGEVRGHAWSMFLSPLKDGNGVVRGMSAAVFDTTEQYWARRRLAVLNDASLRIGTTLDVTRTADELAEVAVSGFADFVTVDLLESVALGEEPEPVPPDRPVTVRRTAQRSVLAGCPESVVPTGERTFYPVGTPPMRALIAGRGTLPTIGDPGMQEWVESSPARAETVAKYMIHSVMMVPLRARGVTLGLVHFLRHRTTEPFSEDDLLLAEEIAARAAVSVDNARRYTHERRTALTLQRSLLPDRPPDLAAMQVAYRYLPAGSGADVGGDWFDVIPLSGARVALVVGDVVGHGIHASATMGRLRTAVRTLADVDLAPDELLTQLDDLVVRLDREEGPETRGGRPSESAPAGEVGATCVYAVYDPVSRRCTMARAGHPPPAVVTPDGEVRFLNLPAGPPLGLGGLPFESVEVELDEGSLLALYTDGLIEAADRDIEVGLDLLRGALAENAGPLEETCDEVLRAVLPSRPADDIVLMLARTSALDTAKVRTWHLPRDPAGVARARKSASEQVTAWGLGDAAFATELIVSELVTNAVRYGDDPIVLRLIRDSALICEVSDGSSTAPHLRRARVFDEGGRGLLLVAQMAERWGSRQTAGGKTIWAELGLPAD; encoded by the coding sequence ATGGACAGCAGGGGCGGCACACCCGGAGGCACCGTGGAGGGACGCGTACCCGAGGACCTGGCGGTCGTCGTCGACGCGGGCGGAACGATCACGGTGTGGAGCGCCGGGGCACGCCAGCTGCTCGGGTACGAGGCCGAGGAGGTCGTCGGGCGTCCGGCGGCCGAGCTGCTCGCCGCCGACCTGCCCGAGTCCGCGCGCCGCCATGTGGCCCGGGGACTGCGCTGGGCCACCGAGGTCGCGCTGTGGCACCGCGCGGGCGGCCGTGTCGTCGTACGGCTGAAGGCGACACCGCTCTCGGACGGCGGGGGCGCGCGGCCCTGGCTGGTGACTCCCGCCGCCCCGGAGCACATGGCCGGGCCCGTCGAGGCGGACGCGGAGGCCCTGTGGGACCTCACGCTCGCGCAGCTGCCCGTACCGGTGGCGGTCTACGACACCGAGGCCCGGCTGGTGTCGGCCAACGAGGTCATGACCCGGGTGATGGGCCGCAGCGTGGCCGAGATGCGCGGTCTGACCCTGTGGGAGATCGAACCGAACCCGCCCTTCGACGAGTACGACCGCCTCCAGCGGCAGGTGCTGCGCACGGGTGAGCCGATCTTCCACGAGAACTACGGACAGGCCCCCGGCGAGGTCCGGGGCCACGCCTGGTCGATGTTCCTGTCCCCGCTGAAGGACGGGAACGGGGTGGTGCGGGGCATGTCCGCGGCCGTCTTCGACACCACCGAGCAGTACTGGGCCCGCCGCCGCCTCGCCGTCCTCAACGACGCGAGCCTGCGCATCGGCACCACCCTGGACGTGACCCGGACCGCCGACGAACTGGCCGAGGTGGCCGTGAGCGGCTTCGCGGACTTCGTCACCGTGGACCTGCTGGAGTCGGTGGCCCTCGGCGAGGAACCGGAACCGGTGCCGCCGGACCGGCCCGTCACGGTACGCAGGACCGCGCAGCGCTCGGTCCTCGCGGGCTGCCCGGAGTCGGTGGTGCCGACCGGCGAGCGGACGTTCTACCCGGTGGGCACGCCCCCGATGCGGGCCCTGATCGCCGGCCGCGGCACCCTGCCGACGATCGGTGACCCCGGGATGCAGGAGTGGGTCGAGTCCTCCCCGGCCCGAGCCGAGACCGTGGCCAAGTACATGATCCACTCGGTGATGATGGTGCCGCTGCGGGCCCGGGGGGTCACCCTGGGCCTGGTGCACTTCCTGCGGCACCGCACGACGGAACCCTTCAGCGAGGACGACCTGCTGCTCGCGGAGGAGATCGCCGCGAGGGCCGCGGTGAGCGTGGACAACGCCCGCCGCTACACCCACGAGCGGCGCACCGCGCTGACCCTTCAGCGCAGCCTCCTGCCCGACCGCCCGCCGGACCTCGCGGCCATGCAGGTGGCGTACCGGTATCTCCCGGCGGGCTCCGGGGCGGACGTCGGCGGCGACTGGTTCGACGTCATCCCGCTGTCCGGCGCCCGGGTCGCCCTGGTCGTCGGCGACGTGGTGGGCCACGGCATCCACGCCTCGGCGACGATGGGCCGTCTGCGCACCGCCGTACGGACCCTCGCGGACGTGGACCTCGCGCCGGACGAACTCCTCACCCAGCTGGACGACCTGGTCGTCAGGCTCGACCGGGAGGAGGGCCCGGAGACCCGCGGCGGGCGGCCGTCGGAGTCCGCGCCCGCGGGCGAGGTGGGGGCCACCTGTGTGTACGCCGTCTACGACCCGGTCTCCCGGCGCTGCACCATGGCCCGCGCCGGCCACCCGCCCCCGGCCGTGGTCACCCCCGACGGCGAGGTCCGCTTCCTGAACCTCCCCGCCGGCCCGCCCCTCGGCCTCGGCGGCCTGCCCTTCGAGTCCGTGGAGGTGGAGCTGGACGAGGGCAGTCTGCTCGCCCTCTACACCGACGGCCTCATCGAGGCGGCCGACCGTGACATCGAGGTCGGCCTGGACCTGCTGCGCGGGGCCCTCGCCGAGAACGCGGGCCCCCTGGAGGAGACCTGCGACGAGGTCCTGCGGGCGGTCCTGCCCTCCCGTCCGGCCGACGACATCGTCCTGATGCTGGCCCGCACCTCGGCCCTGGACACGGCGAAGGTGCGCACCTGGCACCTGCCGCGCGACCCCGCGGGGGTGGCACGGGCCAGGAAGTCGGCGAGCGAACAGGTGACGGCGTGGGGCCTGGGGGACGCCGCCTTCGCGACGGAGCTGATCGTCAGCGAACTCGTCACCAACGCCGTCCGCTACGGCGACGACCCGATCGTCCTGCGGCTGATCCGGGACTCCGCGCTGATCTGCGAGGTCTCCGACGGCAGCAGCACCGCTCCGCATCTGCGGCGGGCGAGGGTGTTCGACGAGGGCGGGCGGGGGCTGCTGCTGGTCGCGCAGATGGCGGAGCGCTGGGGGAGCCGGCAGACGGCCGGCGGCAAGACGATCTGGGCGGAGCTGGGGTTACCGGCCGATTAG
- a CDS encoding DEAD/DEAH box helicase — MNRTRRTGNSGNNTSRFRSRGASHQRSRPAAAPGGEFTLPTTVTEALPAVEAFSELDLPERLQAALRAEGVTTPFPIQAATLPNSLAGRDVLGRGRTGSGKTLAFGLPLLARLDGQRAEPRHPLALVLVPTRELAQQVTDALTPYARALRLRAATVVGGMSIGRQASALRAGAEVLVATPGRLKDLIERGDCSLSQVSMTVLDEADQMTDMGFMPQVTALLDQVRPGGQRMLFSATLDRNIDLLVRRYLHDPVVHSVDPSAGTVTTMEHHLLHVRDDDKHATATEIAARDGRVIMFLDTKHAAERLAKHLLSMGVLASALHGGKSQPQRTRTLGQFKDGQVTVLVATNVAARGIHVDDVDLVVNFDPPADHKDYLHRGGRTARAGESGTVVTLVLPHQRRAVDRLMSDAGVTARITRVRPGEAELNRITGARTPSGVPVTLPVPAPAEAPKRSGSAGRSRSSRSARGRRRSTPTSR; from the coding sequence ATGAACCGCACCCGTCGTACCGGGAACAGCGGGAACAACACGTCCCGCTTCCGCTCCCGTGGAGCGAGCCACCAGCGCTCGCGTCCGGCCGCCGCTCCCGGCGGCGAGTTCACCCTTCCCACCACCGTCACCGAGGCCCTGCCCGCGGTGGAGGCCTTCAGCGAGCTCGACCTGCCCGAGCGTCTGCAGGCCGCGCTCCGCGCCGAGGGCGTGACCACGCCCTTCCCCATCCAGGCGGCGACCCTGCCGAACTCCCTGGCCGGCCGTGACGTCCTGGGCCGCGGCCGCACCGGCTCGGGCAAGACGCTCGCCTTCGGTCTGCCGTTGCTGGCCCGCCTGGACGGACAGCGCGCCGAGCCCCGGCACCCGCTCGCCCTGGTCCTCGTACCGACCCGCGAGCTGGCCCAGCAGGTCACCGACGCGCTCACCCCCTACGCGCGGGCGCTGCGTCTGCGCGCGGCCACCGTCGTCGGCGGCATGTCGATCGGCCGGCAGGCGTCCGCGCTGCGGGCCGGCGCCGAGGTCCTCGTGGCCACCCCCGGCCGGCTCAAGGACCTCATCGAGCGCGGCGACTGCAGCCTGAGCCAGGTGAGCATGACCGTGCTGGACGAGGCCGACCAGATGACCGACATGGGCTTCATGCCCCAGGTCACCGCCCTGCTCGACCAGGTCCGCCCGGGCGGCCAGCGGATGCTCTTCTCGGCCACGCTCGACCGCAACATCGACCTGCTGGTGCGCCGCTATCTGCACGACCCGGTGGTGCACTCGGTCGACCCCTCCGCGGGCACCGTCACCACCATGGAGCATCACCTCCTGCACGTGCGCGACGACGACAAGCACGCCACCGCCACCGAGATCGCCGCCCGCGACGGCCGCGTGATCATGTTCCTGGACACCAAGCACGCGGCGGAGCGCCTGGCCAAGCACCTGCTGTCGATGGGCGTGCTGGCCTCGGCGCTGCACGGCGGCAAGTCCCAGCCGCAGCGCACCCGGACCCTCGGCCAGTTCAAGGACGGCCAGGTGACCGTCCTGGTGGCCACCAACGTCGCGGCCCGCGGCATCCACGTCGACGACGTCGACCTCGTCGTCAACTTCGACCCGCCGGCCGACCACAAGGACTACCTGCACCGCGGCGGCCGTACCGCACGGGCCGGCGAGTCCGGCACCGTCGTCACCCTCGTGCTGCCGCACCAGCGGCGCGCGGTGGACCGGCTGATGTCCGACGCCGGCGTCACCGCGCGGATCACCCGGGTGCGCCCGGGCGAGGCCGAGCTCAACCGCATCACGGGCGCCCGCACCCCCTCCGGAGTGCCGGTGACCCTGCCCGTCCCGGCGCCCGCGGAGGCCCCGAAGCGCTCCGGGTCCGCCGGACGCAGCCGCAGCAGCCGCTCCGCGCGGGGCCGCCGCCGCTCCACCCCCACCAGCCGATAG
- a CDS encoding acyltransferase, which produces MAKAPDSTAAAETDQQGQEGADTAAGVRRPPAPVAPRASRGFPSAVSRTGRVGGLDGLRTLAVALVIVHHVEPEALPGGAVAVDVFFTISGFVITRLLLAEYVRRGGISLMSFYRRRWLRLVPALLALCAVCVLLASTTSLGGFDGSLQAAGLSAAFLTNVVRAMESGPYSDLTGPLAHTWSLGVEEQFYLLWPLVLLFLLRRCRARTVLLGTAALCVLPLLWRCVLWTPEAAHRIYNGTDTRADQLLAGALVAVALARLRSDDPRLALLRTWSARLAWPALALLGLVAWQVPVTEDLGGWTAAWYTAGFLAVAALSATLVTALELRPESGMSRFLALAPLAWAGRNLSYGIYLWHYPVVRLLASLGVQEGRLAVTVLLTLLMALLSYYVIERPFLRRAHRARTPAPAPALAGAT; this is translated from the coding sequence ATGGCGAAGGCACCGGACTCGACAGCCGCGGCGGAAACGGACCAGCAAGGACAGGAGGGAGCGGACACCGCGGCCGGCGTCCGCAGACCCCCAGCCCCGGTCGCACCCCGTGCGAGCCGGGGTTTTCCGTCCGCGGTCTCCCGCACCGGCCGGGTCGGCGGTCTGGACGGGCTGCGCACCCTCGCCGTGGCGCTCGTCATCGTCCACCACGTGGAGCCCGAGGCGCTGCCGGGCGGCGCGGTCGCCGTGGACGTCTTCTTCACCATCAGCGGCTTCGTGATCACCCGCCTGCTGCTCGCCGAGTACGTCCGCCGCGGCGGGATCTCCCTCATGTCCTTCTACCGCCGCCGCTGGCTGCGGCTGGTGCCCGCCCTGCTGGCCCTGTGCGCGGTCTGCGTGCTGCTGGCGTCGACGACCTCCCTGGGGGGCTTCGACGGTTCGCTCCAGGCCGCGGGTCTGTCGGCGGCCTTCCTCACCAATGTCGTACGGGCCATGGAGTCCGGCCCCTACTCCGACCTCACCGGCCCGCTCGCGCACACCTGGTCACTGGGCGTGGAGGAGCAGTTCTACCTGCTGTGGCCCCTGGTGCTGCTGTTCCTCCTGCGACGGTGCCGGGCCCGTACGGTCCTTCTCGGCACGGCGGCCCTGTGCGTGCTGCCGCTGCTGTGGCGCTGCGTCCTGTGGACCCCGGAAGCGGCCCACCGCATCTACAACGGCACCGACACCCGCGCCGACCAGCTGCTCGCCGGTGCCCTGGTGGCCGTGGCGCTGGCCCGCCTGCGGTCCGACGACCCGCGCCTCGCCCTGCTGCGCACCTGGTCCGCCCGCCTCGCCTGGCCGGCCCTCGCCCTGCTGGGTCTCGTCGCCTGGCAGGTACCGGTGACGGAGGACCTCGGCGGCTGGACGGCCGCGTGGTACACGGCCGGCTTCCTCGCGGTCGCGGCTCTGTCCGCCACCCTGGTCACGGCCCTCGAACTGCGCCCCGAGTCGGGAATGTCCCGGTTCCTTGCCCTGGCCCCCCTCGCCTGGGCGGGCCGCAATCTCAGCTACGGGATCTACCTCTGGCACTACCCGGTCGTACGACTCCTCGCGTCCCTCGGCGTGCAGGAGGGACGCCTGGCGGTGACGGTGCTGCTCACCCTGCTGATGGCCCTGCTGTCGTACTACGTGATCGAGAGGCCGTTCCTCCGCAGGGCACACCGGGCGAGGACACCGGCACCGGCGCCGGCGCTCGCGGGGGCGACGTAG
- a CDS encoding phosphatase PAP2 family protein has protein sequence MAAVIALGFFIALEFTARSYGLPGPLTVQARELVLPPKSGPLLYAGLALMMVVLTWRQRFIALGAAIGLDLLFLAVRWVFGLHVPHGHPFGNGALWVILGYGVVALTRRTGPERVLLLKGVGLGLLLVAGRKTGDTWLLITAKSRPQVLDPYLADADHALGNPSWLMGRLVTATGAVGFNFLDTIYGQLAVAAVVVALYQLRHVAADRRFPRHHLVRTFLLIGLLGPGIYMIFPVVGPVFAYGTGTDHWASIALWSPQIPSDGHWAVANLWPQTPPPISAPHSIPFDEVTPRNCMPSLHTAWATAIFIHSRKGPRLLRYAGTFWLIATLCATLGFGYHYGVDLIAGVVFTLTIEAGVRTFDRGWDRSGLRLTAYGTAVFVALLVSYRWLPVQMAEYPWLAGPLLLLAMVSVIYGYLRTVARWEPAPAPARVPQPEPELL, from the coding sequence GTGGCGGCTGTCATAGCCCTCGGGTTCTTCATCGCGCTGGAGTTCACCGCGCGCAGCTACGGCCTGCCGGGACCGCTCACCGTCCAGGCCCGAGAACTGGTGCTCCCGCCCAAGTCGGGACCCCTGCTGTACGCCGGCCTCGCACTGATGATGGTGGTGCTCACCTGGCGGCAGCGCTTCATCGCGCTCGGCGCCGCGATCGGCCTCGACCTTCTCTTCCTGGCGGTCCGGTGGGTCTTCGGCCTCCATGTGCCCCACGGCCACCCCTTCGGCAACGGCGCGCTGTGGGTGATCCTGGGCTACGGGGTCGTCGCCCTCACCCGCCGCACCGGGCCGGAACGCGTTCTGCTGCTGAAGGGCGTCGGACTGGGCCTGCTGCTGGTGGCCGGCCGCAAGACCGGTGACACCTGGCTGCTCATCACCGCGAAGAGCCGGCCGCAGGTGCTCGACCCGTACCTGGCCGACGCCGACCACGCCCTGGGCAACCCCTCGTGGCTGATGGGACGGCTCGTCACGGCCACCGGAGCCGTCGGCTTCAACTTCCTCGACACCATCTACGGCCAGCTCGCGGTGGCCGCGGTGGTCGTCGCGCTGTACCAGCTGCGCCACGTGGCGGCGGACCGCCGCTTCCCGCGCCACCACCTGGTGCGCACCTTCCTGCTGATCGGCCTGCTCGGACCGGGCATCTACATGATCTTCCCGGTGGTCGGCCCGGTCTTCGCCTACGGCACCGGCACCGACCACTGGGCGTCGATCGCCCTGTGGTCGCCGCAGATACCGAGCGACGGGCACTGGGCGGTGGCGAACCTGTGGCCGCAGACCCCGCCGCCGATATCCGCCCCGCACTCCATACCCTTCGACGAGGTCACCCCCCGCAACTGCATGCCCAGCCTGCACACGGCGTGGGCCACCGCGATCTTCATCCACTCCCGCAAGGGCCCCCGCCTGCTGCGGTACGCGGGCACCTTCTGGCTGATCGCCACTCTCTGCGCCACGCTGGGCTTCGGCTACCACTACGGCGTGGACCTCATCGCCGGCGTGGTGTTCACCCTCACCATCGAGGCGGGAGTGCGCACGTTCGACCGCGGCTGGGACCGGTCCGGGCTCCGGCTGACGGCCTACGGCACGGCGGTCTTCGTCGCGCTCCTGGTGTCGTACCGCTGGCTGCCGGTGCAGATGGCCGAGTACCCCTGGCTGGCCGGACCGCTTCTCCTGCTGGCGATGGTCTCGGTGATCTACGGCTATCTGCGGACCGTCGCCCGGTGGGAACCGGCGCCGGCCCCGGCGCGAGTGCCGCAGCCGGAGCCCGAACTGCTGTGA
- a CDS encoding inositol monophosphatase family protein encodes MADVDLDRALEVATDLAAWASRAIRRPRDPGAEVREKDGPADIVTATDEAVEAHTREVLARAFPDHGIVGEEYGTTEGAAGAPHWVVDPVDGTTNYAHSLGWCSYSLGLAAPDGTPLLGVVADPWRGETFTAVRGRGAYLNGTRVHAAGHTTLTGHVFLTEWAAHAHWPGLDALLAELADRHCTVRVMGSTALSLAQVAAGRATAAAIGGFHAVDGLPALLIAREAGAVALPELPSHNQPLLLVAPGAAEETADIWRRSGAEAG; translated from the coding sequence ATGGCTGACGTGGATCTGGACCGGGCCCTGGAGGTCGCGACGGACCTCGCGGCCTGGGCGTCCAGGGCGATCCGGCGCCCGCGCGACCCGGGTGCCGAGGTGCGGGAGAAGGACGGGCCCGCGGACATCGTGACCGCCACCGACGAGGCGGTGGAGGCCCACACCCGCGAGGTGCTCGCGCGGGCCTTCCCCGACCACGGGATCGTGGGCGAGGAGTACGGCACGACCGAGGGGGCCGCCGGCGCCCCGCACTGGGTGGTCGACCCGGTCGACGGCACCACCAACTACGCCCACTCACTGGGCTGGTGCTCCTACTCGCTGGGCCTCGCCGCCCCCGACGGCACCCCGCTGCTCGGCGTGGTGGCGGACCCGTGGCGCGGCGAGACGTTCACCGCGGTCCGGGGCCGCGGGGCGTATCTGAACGGCACCCGGGTGCACGCGGCCGGCCACACCACCCTCACGGGCCATGTCTTCCTCACCGAGTGGGCCGCGCACGCCCACTGGCCCGGCCTGGACGCCCTGCTCGCCGAACTCGCCGACCGGCACTGCACGGTTCGCGTGATGGGCTCCACGGCGCTCTCCCTCGCGCAGGTCGCGGCCGGCCGGGCGACCGCGGCGGCGATCGGCGGGTTCCACGCCGTCGACGGGCTCCCGGCCCTGCTGATCGCCCGGGAGGCAGGCGCGGTGGCGCTGCCCGAACTCCCATCCCACAATCAGCCGTTGCTGCTCGTGGCACCCGGCGCCGCCGAGGAGACGGCCGACATCTGGCGCCGGTCGGGGGCGGAGGCCGGCTGA